In one window of Gorilla gorilla gorilla isolate KB3781 chromosome 2, NHGRI_mGorGor1-v2.1_pri, whole genome shotgun sequence DNA:
- the FBXO40 gene encoding F-box only protein 40, with translation MGKARRSPPGHHRHCEGCFNRHCHIPVEPNTSCLVISCHLLCGATFHMCKEAEHQLLCPLEQVPCLNSEYGCPLSMSRHKLAKHLQVCPASVVCCSMEWNRWPNVDSETTLHENIMKETPSEECLDTALALQDQKVLFRSLKMVELFPETREATEEEPTMNGETSVEEMGGAVGGVDIGLVPHGLSATNGEMAELSQEEREVLAKTKEGMDLVKFGQWENIFSKEHAASALTNSSASCESKNKNDSKKEQISSGHNMVEGEGAPKKKEPQENQKQQDICTAMETTGLAPWQDGVLERLKTAVDAKDYNMYLVHNGRMLIHFGQMPACTPKERDFVYGKLEAQEVKTVYTFKVPVSYCGKRARLGDAMLSCKPSEHKAVDTSDLGITVEDLPKSDLIKTTLQCALERELKGHVISESRSIDGLFMDFATQTYNFEPEQFSSGTVLADLTAATPGGLHVELHSECVTRRHNKSSSAFTFTCNKFFRRDEFPLHFKNVHTDIQSCLNGWFQHRCPLAYLGCTFVQNHFRPPGQKAKVIYSQELKTFAIKPEVAPELSEGRKNNHLLGHGGKSQNSLTSLPLEILKYIAGFLDSVSLAQLSQVSVLMRNICATLLQERGMVLLQWKKKRYSHGGTSWRVHREIWQFSSLFSKIKSWEFNEVTSMSEHLKSCPFNIVEHKTDPILLTSMCQPREQARESLVSTFRVRPQGRYVC, from the exons ATG GGGAAAGCCCGCAGATCCCCGCCAGGGCACCACAGGCATTGTGAGGGATGCTTCAACCGCCACTGCCACATTCCTGTGGAACCCAACACCTCCTGCCTGGTAATAAGCTGCCACCTGCTCTGTGGTGCCACCTTCCACATGTGCAAAGAGGCAGAGCACCAGCTCCTCTGCCCTTTAGAGCAGGTTCCGTGCCTCAACTCCGAATATGGCTGCCCTCTATCCATGTCCCGCCACAAACTGGCCAAGCACCTGCAGGTGTGCCCCGCCAGCGTGGTCTGCTGCTCCATGGAGTGGAACCGCTGGCCAAATGTGGACTCTGAAACCACCCTTCATGAAAACATAATGAAAGAGACCCCCAGTGAGGAGTGTTTGGACACAGCCCTGGCCCTGCAGGATCAGAAGGTCCTCTTCAGATCCTTGAAAATGGTGGAACTTTTCCCAGAAACTAGAGAGGCTACTGAGGAGGAACCAACTATGAATGGTGAAACCAGTGTGGAGGAAATGGGAGGAGCAGTGGGTGGAGTGGATATCGGTTTGGTACCACATGGTCTGTCAGCAACTAATGGGGAGATGGCAGAGCTAAGTCAAGAAGAACGGGAGGTGCTAGCCAAAACCAAAGAAGGGATGGACCTGGTCAAGTTTGGCCAGtgggaaaatattttcagcaaaGAGCACGCAGCCTCTGCTTTAACAAATTCATCAGCGAGCTGTGAGAGCAAGAACAAGAATGACTCCAAGAAAGAACAGATTTCCAGTGGCCATAACATGGTAGAAGGAGAGGGCGCTCCCAAAAAGAAAGAACCACAGGAAAATCAGAAGCAGCAGGACATTTGTACAGCCATGGAAACCACAGGGCTTGCCCCTTGGCAGGATGGTGTTCTGGAAAGACTGAAAACAGCTGTGGATGCAAAGGACTATAACATGTATCTAGTGCACAATGGGCGGATGCTGATTCACTTTGGTCAGATGCCTGCTTGTACACCCAAGGAGAGAGACTTTGTTTATGGCAAGCTTGAGGCTCAGGAAGTTAAGACTGTTTACACCTTCAAAGTTCCTGTGAGCTACTGTGGAAAGCGAGCTCGACTTGGAGATGCCATGTTGAGTTGTAAGCCAAGTGAACACAAGGCAGTGGATACTTCAGATTTGGGGATCACTGTGGAGGACCTGCCCAAATCAGATCTCATCAAGACCACCCTCCAGTGTGCTTTGGAAAGAGAACTCAAAGGCCACGTCATCTCTGAATCCAGAAGCATTGATGGACTGTTCATGGATTTTGCCACACAAACATACAACTTTGAGCCAGAACAGTTTTCCTCTGGGACAGTGCTGGCTGACCTAACCGCTGCCACCCCAGGGGGACTCCACGTGGAGCTCCACAGTGAGTGTGtgaccaggagacacaacaaaagCAGCTCTGCCTTCACTTTCACTTGCAACAAATTCTTCAGGAGGGATGAGTTCCCCCTGCACTTCAAGAATGTCCACACAGACATTCAGTCATGTCTCAATGGCTGGTTCCAGCATCGATGCCCCCTCGCCTACTTGGGATGTACATTTGTTCAAAACCATTTCCGTCCCCCAGGGCAAAAGGCAAAAGTAATCTatagccaggagctcaagaccttTGCCATTAAGCCGGAGGTTGCTCCAGAGCTGAGTGAGGGAAGAAAGAACAACCATCTTTTGGGTCATGGAGGAAAAAGCCAGAATTCTTTAACCAGCCTGCCCCTGGAGATTTTGAAGTACATTGCTGGGTTCTTGGACAGCGTCAGCCTGGCCCAGCTCTCCCAGGTGTCTGTGCTGATGAGGAATATCTGTGCCACTTTGTTACAAGAGAGAGGAATGGTCCTTTTGcaatggaagaaaaagaggtaTTCCCATGGAGGCACCTCCTGGAGAGTCCACAGAGAG ATCTGGCAGTTCAGCAGCCTCTTCTCCAAAATCAAGAGCTGGGAGTTTAATGAAGTCACCTCCATGTCTGAGCACCTGAAGTCCTGTCCTTTCAACATTGTAGAGCACAAAACTGACCCGATTCTTTTGACCAGCATGTGTCAGCCCCGTGAGCAGGCCCGAGAGAGCTTAGTCTCCACCTTTAGAGTCAGACCACAAGGAAGATACGTCTGCTAA